One segment of Halobaculum sp. CBA1158 DNA contains the following:
- a CDS encoding sugar-specific transcriptional regulator TrmB → MSETDAADGPPPFEEPFSSDDVEQRIYGTILQTREPTTASAIADSADCDPKTARKYLGWFDDLGIVTRHDGHPATYERNDAYFEWRRINQLAADHSVEELQDRVRELTTRITEYEATYDAASPAGVDAVAAAEDSDERTIDDVYSDLADWATAREERDRYERARQQRTGGEREQASG, encoded by the coding sequence ATGTCCGAGACAGACGCCGCCGATGGGCCGCCCCCCTTCGAGGAGCCGTTCAGCAGCGACGACGTCGAACAGCGCATCTACGGCACCATCCTACAGACCCGCGAGCCGACGACGGCGAGCGCGATCGCCGATAGCGCCGACTGTGACCCCAAGACCGCCCGGAAGTATCTGGGGTGGTTCGACGACCTCGGCATTGTCACCCGACACGATGGCCATCCAGCCACGTACGAACGCAATGACGCGTATTTCGAGTGGCGACGCATCAACCAGCTCGCAGCCGACCACTCCGTCGAGGAACTCCAGGACCGCGTTCGTGAGCTGACGACGCGCATCACCGAGTACGAGGCGACGTACGACGCCGCGTCACCGGCCGGAGTCGATGCCGTCGCCGCTGCGGAGGACAGCGACGAACGGACCATCGACGACGTGTACAGCGACCTCGCCGACTGGGCGACCGCCCGCGAGGAGCGAGACCGCTACGAGCGCGCACGCCAGCAACGCACGGGTGGCGAGCGCGAACAGGCATCCGGGTAG
- a CDS encoding conjugal transfer protein, whose amino-acid sequence MAVKREVTTMREYLRVTPTSERLNPERLPQALESLHKLTSTDSAGLADKLNPLHSDTPLRFEFLALSEGKDDPVEFYYGADDHLDTLEKRLRSVYPETFDIERTEVDIASRLVQPVEFDRETFVEHYEAGDLQYEFDPDEQYERGTDDNKQSGPGDAESVADGGTVGDQSADHFIEIGDTALELAPPDAIPEDEPLTTLAKPTVTSEGTILARPATESVSPLGVRWQGSATRKQDWMTSLSPFTADDEAELPAVDQPGGALASLVDHLMEATAPVAFQVVFQRRESWQSDADLRKEDVIDGRDTLAQEIIGSLFELDDQSESRDRNQLSDAVAKRVAAIEAKNPKRSFTANIRAVGIPSGGGGRDDLGERMQSLVPVFDPLDGPYYQVAAERLRDSGLRAATKERNARAALQRLLDREITAGRGTTRPEFVLSGRELAHFVLVPSSEQLTVEGARGTRAEQQSRNPLPRPHQDLMSEFRDGMAIGYALDDTGEAEDVPTHIPPGLLPTHYGRFGTTGSGKSKALINDMLSLYDNTEGPTILIIPKNDDMAQNYMRAHARRFGMTDLEENVIHFPIPDVLPGFSFFDLEPSMESGRRREDAVQRKADHYEEILKLVMGTDRYERATVAPTLIKTLIKALFDEEYGRENGLYRASTDYFAHRQLEHVVDQLWEAGPPNENIGDAPRSSDEEVTRTIRRQLQLDPNTFANVMGGVGNRLAYISQDTHLRQIFNNTENQFDFRDVLDEDTVILFDLGDLRDDAARIMTGVILTNLDAALKDRKQALSQHSDDYVVNLLVDEAASVVVSDIMNDLLEKGRGFRLSVGLSMQFPEQMEAEGGRKIYLNALNNIGSSLIGKINVDRELARAMAHEEMDPADFANRIRSLPRGEWIASLPSPTFGETGPYPFSLEPLPIPPGHPESESPLTEREEEQFTETLSSMHEHISDEHGVPAATDASTTRTPTDVHEVLNIGSDDLDVAIAKVVRSLQLREGCREENGWVAVEAVDDELRRLFDDVDAEPPSYDALADIRERSRYLDTTVDIDADELRIRLTEAGEEVATPDTGSVQAAGGSAHDAALRQIEEELTALGFTVSILAQDGGEKPDARASHPDVADRFAIEVETTTPENPAKVLTNLRKAQEAGNIPLFVVRPGTDETEWAERVDGILTPPVRTLQNGETRFYTTDSNLTFNGGATEEGGVTAVRPATGDENGTQNIWQRDGDEIVLRDASGTEHIRLESLGKLSKDRVPAIYSYDHAADEYVVYEHGEQHIYETKSAFEDDWIRIKKPFVPEDEFSTPEYSCDSYVIVILADEKSSVVYTDGTTKPLTTLLDHSTAHNESEGDFKNDDENSDRAETDYRAESAPGEDMPREDSSEQISQTNGSELDHDADDFESFVDVYVTEEEDAELPKDDLYNAYRIWAIRHDKEVQSKAWFSRSLGEFVTYDTSRIRQNGTRVNCYTGISLTAAGQQLIE is encoded by the coding sequence ATGGCGGTGAAACGGGAGGTGACGACGATGCGTGAGTACCTTCGCGTGACGCCAACCTCCGAACGGCTGAATCCGGAGCGTCTACCGCAGGCACTGGAAAGTCTTCACAAACTGACCTCAACGGACTCGGCGGGGCTAGCTGACAAACTCAATCCGCTACATAGCGACACACCGCTACGCTTCGAATTCCTCGCGCTGAGCGAGGGGAAAGATGACCCCGTCGAATTCTACTACGGTGCCGACGACCATCTGGATACCCTTGAGAAACGGCTCCGGTCGGTCTATCCAGAGACCTTCGACATCGAGCGTACCGAGGTCGACATCGCATCCCGACTCGTACAGCCTGTCGAATTCGACCGCGAGACATTCGTCGAGCACTATGAGGCGGGCGACCTCCAGTACGAATTCGACCCTGACGAGCAATACGAACGTGGCACTGACGACAACAAACAATCGGGGCCAGGGGACGCCGAATCAGTCGCGGATGGAGGAACAGTCGGCGACCAGTCTGCCGACCACTTCATCGAGATCGGCGATACTGCCCTCGAACTCGCCCCACCAGATGCGATTCCCGAGGATGAGCCACTCACGACGCTTGCCAAACCAACGGTAACATCGGAGGGGACGATACTCGCCCGGCCAGCGACCGAATCAGTCTCCCCACTCGGCGTGCGGTGGCAAGGGTCGGCTACTCGGAAGCAGGACTGGATGACCTCACTCTCGCCATTTACTGCCGACGACGAAGCGGAACTCCCAGCCGTCGATCAGCCAGGAGGTGCGCTCGCGTCGCTCGTCGACCATCTGATGGAGGCGACAGCACCAGTAGCGTTCCAAGTCGTCTTCCAGCGACGCGAGAGCTGGCAGTCCGATGCCGACCTTCGCAAGGAGGACGTCATCGATGGACGAGATACACTCGCACAGGAGATTATTGGCTCTCTCTTCGAACTCGACGATCAGTCGGAGAGCCGGGACAGAAACCAGCTGAGCGACGCGGTTGCAAAACGTGTCGCAGCAATCGAGGCGAAAAATCCGAAGCGCTCGTTCACCGCGAACATTCGAGCAGTCGGGATTCCATCCGGTGGTGGCGGTCGCGATGATCTCGGTGAGCGAATGCAATCACTGGTCCCGGTATTCGACCCGCTTGACGGGCCGTACTACCAGGTTGCGGCCGAACGATTACGTGACAGCGGCTTGCGGGCAGCCACAAAAGAACGGAACGCACGAGCGGCGCTGCAGCGGCTCTTGGATCGTGAGATCACGGCCGGTCGTGGGACGACCCGACCGGAGTTCGTCCTGAGTGGTCGAGAACTCGCGCACTTCGTACTCGTGCCCTCCTCGGAACAGCTTACTGTCGAGGGGGCCCGTGGGACGCGTGCGGAACAGCAGAGTCGGAATCCGTTGCCCCGTCCGCACCAGGACCTCATGAGTGAGTTCCGAGACGGGATGGCAATCGGGTATGCCCTCGACGACACTGGCGAGGCCGAAGACGTGCCGACACATATTCCACCCGGACTGTTGCCCACTCATTACGGCCGATTCGGAACAACCGGCTCTGGGAAGTCGAAAGCCCTCATCAACGACATGCTGTCGCTGTACGACAACACCGAAGGGCCGACGATCCTCATCATCCCGAAAAACGACGATATGGCCCAGAATTACATGCGGGCTCACGCGCGTCGGTTCGGAATGACCGACCTCGAAGAGAACGTCATCCACTTCCCGATCCCGGACGTCCTCCCCGGGTTCTCGTTTTTCGATCTCGAACCGTCGATGGAGAGCGGACGGCGCCGCGAAGACGCCGTCCAACGGAAGGCCGACCACTACGAAGAGATTTTGAAGCTCGTGATGGGAACCGACCGCTACGAGCGGGCGACTGTGGCCCCGACTCTCATCAAGACGCTCATCAAGGCACTGTTCGACGAGGAATACGGGCGTGAAAACGGGCTGTACCGAGCGTCGACAGACTACTTCGCCCACCGACAGCTCGAACACGTCGTCGACCAGCTCTGGGAGGCCGGGCCACCGAACGAGAACATCGGCGACGCCCCACGGTCGAGCGACGAGGAAGTCACGCGGACGATTCGACGGCAGCTCCAGTTAGATCCAAACACCTTCGCGAACGTGATGGGTGGTGTCGGAAACCGCCTTGCGTACATTTCACAGGATACACACCTACGGCAGATCTTCAACAATACCGAGAACCAGTTCGACTTTCGGGATGTCCTCGACGAGGATACGGTCATCCTCTTCGACCTCGGAGACCTCCGCGACGACGCTGCCCGGATCATGACCGGTGTAATCCTGACCAATCTCGATGCAGCTCTCAAGGACCGCAAACAGGCCCTCTCCCAGCACTCGGACGACTACGTCGTGAACTTGCTCGTCGACGAGGCAGCGTCGGTCGTGGTCTCCGACATCATGAATGATCTCCTCGAGAAAGGCCGGGGATTCCGGCTCTCTGTTGGCCTGTCGATGCAGTTCCCCGAACAGATGGAGGCTGAAGGTGGGCGGAAGATCTACCTGAATGCTCTGAACAACATCGGCAGTTCACTCATCGGGAAAATCAACGTCGACCGGGAACTGGCGCGAGCGATGGCCCACGAAGAGATGGACCCCGCGGATTTCGCCAATCGGATTCGTTCGTTGCCGCGCGGAGAGTGGATCGCCAGCTTGCCAAGCCCGACGTTCGGTGAAACGGGGCCGTATCCGTTCAGTCTCGAACCGCTCCCGATTCCACCGGGACACCCCGAGAGTGAATCCCCACTCACTGAGCGTGAAGAGGAGCAGTTCACTGAGACACTCTCCTCGATGCACGAGCACATCAGTGACGAACACGGCGTGCCGGCCGCAACAGACGCCTCAACAACGAGAACACCGACTGACGTACACGAGGTCCTCAATATCGGAAGTGACGACCTGGACGTCGCGATTGCGAAGGTGGTTCGGAGTCTCCAGCTTCGAGAGGGCTGCCGCGAGGAGAACGGCTGGGTGGCCGTTGAAGCAGTTGACGACGAACTCAGACGCCTCTTTGACGACGTCGACGCCGAGCCACCATCGTATGATGCACTCGCGGACATCCGAGAACGATCACGATACCTTGATACGACCGTCGATATCGACGCCGACGAGCTCCGCATCCGGCTCACTGAAGCCGGAGAAGAGGTCGCGACACCCGATACAGGTAGCGTGCAGGCCGCCGGTGGGAGTGCCCACGACGCAGCACTCCGCCAAATCGAGGAAGAACTCACTGCACTCGGTTTCACCGTCTCGATCCTCGCACAGGATGGCGGCGAGAAACCTGACGCGAGGGCGAGCCACCCCGACGTTGCCGATCGATTCGCCATCGAAGTCGAAACGACGACACCCGAGAATCCCGCAAAGGTACTCACGAACCTCCGGAAAGCCCAAGAGGCAGGGAATATCCCGCTGTTTGTCGTTCGCCCCGGAACAGACGAAACTGAGTGGGCTGAGCGCGTTGACGGCATTCTCACACCACCCGTCCGTACCCTCCAGAATGGTGAGACGCGATTCTACACGACTGACTCGAATCTCACGTTCAACGGTGGGGCAACCGAAGAAGGTGGAGTGACGGCTGTCCGACCAGCGACCGGGGACGAGAACGGGACCCAGAATATCTGGCAGCGTGATGGCGACGAGATCGTCCTTCGTGATGCCAGCGGGACGGAACACATCCGCCTCGAGTCGCTTGGAAAACTCTCGAAAGATCGTGTTCCAGCTATCTACAGCTACGACCACGCTGCCGACGAGTACGTCGTATACGAGCACGGTGAACAACACATCTACGAGACGAAATCGGCGTTCGAGGACGACTGGATTCGGATCAAAAAGCCGTTCGTTCCGGAAGACGAGTTCTCCACCCCAGAGTACAGCTGCGACAGCTACGTAATCGTGATTCTTGCCGATGAGAAGTCATCAGTCGTCTACACGGACGGGACAACGAAACCTCTCACAACCCTACTTGATCACTCAACCGCCCACAATGAATCAGAGGGGGACTTCAAAAACGACGACGAAAATAGTGACCGGGCGGAGACTGACTATCGGGCCGAATCTGCTCCGGGAGAGGATATGCCGAGGGAAGATTCCTCAGAGCAAATCTCCCAAACTAACGGGAGTGAACTCGATCACGACGCGGACGATTTCGAGTCATTCGTTGACGTGTACGTTACCGAAGAAGAGGACGCGGAACTCCCGAAGGATGATCTCTATAATGCGTATCGGATATGGGCAATCAGACACGACAAAGAAGTTCAATCGAAAGCGTGGTTCTCCCGTTCTCTCGGGGAGTTCGTAACGTATGATACGAGTCGGATTCGTCAAAACGGAACCCGCGTGAACTGCTATACAGGTATTTCGCTCACGGCAGCAGGGCAACAGTTGATTGAATGA
- a CDS encoding transferase — protein MRNVILQTGGGALGSVAGWLQNLTPAESAVLALAVGLGLGVGSKYLWDRFTADDEPEVNFTDVLDEETLEEGEAERKLLDDISESHKTVTAPGAVEWETRAARVGEQWTTTLYIANYADYPNDGYLSDLFEMTDVQFDLTAHITPKNQERARNELQDIADDLQVDADLEQSIRSAYLQERANEAAATYKAVENGANVFDQGMFITVRADEKDELRDAVQTVKSALRDDPANLTPKTAICRQDLALQSAAPIGDNEFGRTSIALGGAVGALLSSPHNATILEEGGVEFGIHKDNQSPVVIDPFARDNGYAMFTVGDTGSGKSFSSKQNFIRSIEQSKDRIGIILEPLNNWAGVSEALDAKRITVGGTLGLNPLEIRETPEHVQRAMGEDASPFNEKLDDAMSFLTNFFALRGISLGDRRTTLELALKRAYKRQGITDDISTHDNPSPTIRDMMDVFEDMVDDPEEFVVRSDEEAGKIKEDATWLLDQLRPFEDDGRHANLGQESDFDIRDEKVIYLDLAQQEGSVDSSTALTMQLLISLVYERAKVSEKEVVFYIDEARYIMQDAASLAFLETVFRHHRHHDLSIRLVTQTVDEFFEHAESEAILDQCAVKQFHRLDGMDEEWADEFGLNYAQMRFVQDAVPGNEDAGFSEALVGVDGEWRGIQVKAMPKEKQVIDFEPTEQRRDSLPGTGENAVDAEVQAFQDDIESRATDNGQHTPERTPTETDGGETGGDDDA, from the coding sequence ATGCGTAATGTGATCCTCCAGACTGGTGGTGGTGCGCTTGGCTCCGTCGCCGGGTGGCTCCAGAACCTGACACCAGCAGAGAGTGCAGTACTTGCCCTTGCAGTGGGTCTCGGCCTTGGCGTCGGCAGTAAGTACCTCTGGGACCGCTTCACTGCAGATGATGAACCAGAGGTAAACTTCACCGATGTCCTCGATGAGGAGACACTCGAAGAAGGCGAGGCCGAACGCAAGCTCCTCGACGACATCTCTGAGTCGCACAAGACCGTCACCGCGCCCGGAGCTGTCGAGTGGGAGACGCGAGCGGCACGGGTCGGCGAACAGTGGACGACGACGCTGTATATCGCTAACTATGCCGACTATCCCAACGACGGATATCTGAGTGACCTCTTCGAGATGACCGATGTCCAGTTCGATCTGACGGCCCACATCACGCCGAAAAATCAGGAGCGGGCCCGGAACGAACTGCAGGACATCGCTGACGACCTCCAGGTCGATGCTGACCTCGAACAGAGTATCCGGAGTGCCTACCTGCAGGAGCGCGCCAACGAGGCCGCAGCGACGTACAAGGCCGTCGAGAACGGCGCGAACGTGTTCGACCAAGGGATGTTCATCACCGTCCGGGCCGACGAGAAAGACGAACTCAGAGATGCCGTCCAGACGGTCAAGAGTGCCCTCCGCGACGATCCGGCGAACCTCACGCCGAAGACCGCAATTTGTCGGCAAGATCTCGCCCTCCAATCCGCCGCGCCCATCGGCGACAACGAGTTCGGCCGGACGTCGATTGCGCTCGGCGGCGCCGTCGGCGCGTTGCTGTCTTCGCCGCACAACGCGACGATCCTCGAGGAGGGCGGCGTCGAGTTCGGGATTCACAAGGACAACCAGAGTCCTGTGGTCATCGACCCGTTCGCCCGGGACAACGGGTACGCGATGTTCACCGTCGGCGACACGGGGTCGGGGAAGTCGTTCAGCTCGAAGCAGAACTTCATCCGGTCGATCGAGCAGAGCAAGGACCGGATCGGCATCATCCTCGAACCGCTGAACAACTGGGCTGGTGTCTCAGAGGCGCTCGACGCCAAGCGGATCACAGTCGGCGGGACACTCGGGCTGAACCCCTTGGAGATTCGGGAGACACCCGAACACGTCCAGCGGGCGATGGGCGAGGACGCGAGCCCGTTCAACGAGAAGCTCGACGACGCGATGAGCTTCCTCACGAACTTCTTCGCCCTTCGTGGTATTTCACTGGGCGACCGGCGGACGACGCTCGAACTCGCCCTCAAACGTGCCTACAAGCGTCAGGGCATCACCGACGACATCTCGACGCACGACAATCCGAGCCCGACCATCCGTGACATGATGGACGTATTCGAGGATATGGTCGACGACCCCGAGGAGTTCGTCGTCCGGTCCGACGAAGAGGCAGGGAAGATCAAGGAGGATGCGACGTGGTTGCTCGATCAGCTGCGCCCCTTCGAGGACGACGGACGCCACGCGAACCTCGGCCAGGAGTCAGACTTCGACATCCGGGACGAGAAGGTCATCTACCTCGACCTCGCCCAGCAGGAGGGCAGCGTCGACAGCAGCACGGCGCTGACGATGCAGCTGCTCATCTCGCTGGTCTACGAGCGAGCGAAAGTCTCGGAGAAGGAGGTCGTGTTCTACATCGACGAGGCGCGCTACATCATGCAGGACGCCGCGAGCCTAGCGTTCCTCGAGACGGTGTTCCGCCACCACCGTCACCACGACCTCTCGATCCGGCTGGTCACGCAGACCGTCGACGAGTTCTTCGAGCACGCCGAATCCGAGGCGATCTTGGACCAGTGTGCAGTCAAGCAGTTCCACCGCCTCGACGGGATGGACGAGGAGTGGGCCGACGAGTTCGGCCTGAACTACGCGCAGATGCGGTTCGTTCAGGACGCCGTTCCTGGCAACGAGGACGCCGGCTTCTCCGAGGCCCTCGTGGGCGTCGACGGCGAGTGGCGTGGAATCCAGGTCAAAGCGATGCCCAAGGAGAAGCAGGTCATCGACTTCGAGCCAACCGAGCAACGGCGAGACTCACTCCCCGGGACTGGTGAGAATGCTGTGGACGCGGAGGTGCAGGCGTTCCAAGACGATATTGAAAGCCGAGCGACCGACAACGGACAACACACACCTGAGCGGACGCCAACAGAGACTGATGGCGGTGAAACGGGAGGTGACGACGATGCGTGA